A single genomic interval of Daucus carota subsp. sativus chromosome 1, DH1 v3.0, whole genome shotgun sequence harbors:
- the LOC108204591 gene encoding nudix hydrolase 3: MAEKEQQEEEHFDVLTKTGHKAGFTKPRSAVHRDGDYHRAVHVWIYAESTQELLLQRRADCKDSWPGLWDISSAGHISAGDSSLITARRELHEELGVLLPKDAFESIFVFLEESVTNGGTFINNEYCDVYLVTTLEPIPLEAFTLQESEVSAVKYISFEEYRSMLANKDPQYVPYDIDGQYGQLFNIILRRYKGNVEERSLDLQKKLSRYAPVSLNPELMGLTDADKGALKYIIKAAMIMNDIFYLQIWYSNPSLRDWLSKNAEVSSLDNLKWRYYCINKSPWSCIDENESFLSTADSAIKLLPEVTTPVTGWKGLQYRSAFPVEKAPSANFYPPDMDKMEFELWKDSLTVDQRQEATGFFSVIKRHCELDLDSSKCSNATINSTLPYDLYVVPYSQEYKKFLAKAAEFLRKAGDMTSTPSLKRLLHGKADAFLTNDYYESDIAWMELDSKLDITIGPYETYEDAIFGYKATFEAFIGIRDDEATAQLKLFGDYLQVLEKNLPLDDVYKSEDVIAAPIRVVQLLYNAGDVKGPQTVAFNLPNDERIVKDRGTSMVILKNVSEAKFKLILRPIADVCITKEQQNYVDFNSFFTHTICHECCHGIGPHSITLPSGKKSTVRLELQELHSALEEAKADIVGLWAVKYLIDKDVLPNTSIRSMYVSFLAGCFRSVRFGLEEAHGKGQALQFNWLFEKGAIVLHEGDTFSVDFDKVEGAVESLSRKILTIQAMGDKDAANELLQKYCDMTQPLKIALQKLEIVQVPVDIAPTFPIADQVLQTSPER, encoded by the exons TTCTCCAACGACGTGCAGACTGTAAGGATTCATGGCCGGGCTTGTGGGATATTTCTAGTGCGGGTCATATATCTGCAGGAGACTCGTCCCTTATCACGGCTAG GAGGGAACTACATGAAGAGCTTGGTGTACTTCTACCCAAGGATGCATTTGAATCGATATTCGTATTCTTAGAAGAAAG TGTGACAAATGGCGGTACATTCATCAATAATGAATACTGTGATGTATATTTGGTGACAACTTTAGAACCAATTCCATTGGAGGCATTTACTCTTCAG GAATCAGAAGTCTCAGCTGTAAAATATATCTCCTTTGAGGAGTATCGGAGCATGCTGGCTAATAAAGACCCTCAGTATGTCCCTTATGATATAGATGGTCAATATGGTCAGCTCTTCAATATAATTCTGAGAAG GTACAAAGGAAATGTTGAAGAACGGAGTTTGGATCTACAAAAGAAGCTCTCCCGCTATGCTCCTGTCTCTCTTAATCCAGag TTAATGGGCCTCACAGATGCAGACAAAGGCGCTTTgaagtatattataaaagctGCCATGATAATGAACGACATTTTCTACCTTCAG ATTTGGTATAGCAATCCATCTTTAAGGGATTGGTTAAGCAAGAATGCTGAAGTCTCTTCGCTAGACAACTTGAAATGGAGATATTATTGTATCAACAAATCTCCTTG GTCTTGCATCGATGAAAATGAGTCATTTTTGTCAACTGCAGACTCGGCTATTAAGTTGCTTCCAGAAGTCACTACACCAGTCACTGGCTGGAAAGGTCTTCAATACAGATCTGCCTTCCCTGTTGAAAAGGCGCCCTCCGCAAATTTTTACCCTCCAGATATGGACAAAATG GAATTTGAACTATGGAAGGACAGCCTCACAGTGGACCAGAGGCAAGAGGCAACGGGATTTTTTAGCGTCATTAAAAGGCACTGTGAACTGGACTTAGATTCATCAAAATGCAGCAATGCAACAATTAATTCTACTCTTCCTTATGATCTTTATGTTGTTCCTTACTCTCAAGAGTACAAAAAGTTCCTTGCTAAAGCTGCTGAGTTTCTTCGTAAAGCAGGGGACATGACCAGCACACCTAG TTTAAAGAGGCTGCTACATGGCAAGGCTGATGCCTTCCTCACAAATGACTACTATGAGTCAGATATAGCCTGGATGGAATTG GACTCTAAGCTGGACATAACTATAGGCCCATATGAGACCTATGAAGATGCAATTTTCGGATACAAG GCAACATTTGAGGCATTCATTGGAATTCGTGATGATGAAGCAACTGCTCAGCTTAAACTTTTTGGTGATTATTTGCAG GTTTTGGAGAAAAATCTTCCACTGGATGATGTGTACAAATCAGAAGATGTGATTGCTGCTCCTATACGTGTTGTCCAGCTATTATATAATGCAGGG GATGTTAAAGGTCCGCAGACAGTTGCATTTAATCTTCCAAATGACGAGCGTATAGTAAAAGATCGAGGAACTTCAATGGTCATTCTTAAAAATGTTTCAGAAGCAAA GTTTAAGTTAATTCTTCGGCCTATTGCTGATGTATGTATTACAAAGGAGCAGCAGAATTATGTGGACTTTAATTCTTTCTTCACTCACACTATTTGCCATGAATGTTGCCATGGTATCGGACCTCACAGCATAACCCTTCCGAGCGGTAAAAAGTCTACAGTTAGATTG GAGCTGCAAGAACTCCACTCAGCTCTAGAAGAAGCTAAAGCTGATATTGTCGGTCTTTGGGCCGTTAAATACTTGATTGACAAG GATGTGCTTCCAAATACTTCAATCAGGTCAATGTATGTTTCTTTCCTTGCGGGATGCTTCAGATCTGTACGTTTTGGGTTGGAAGAAGCTCATGG CAAAGGACAAGCTCTGCAGTTTAATTGGTTATTTGAAAAAGGTGCGATTGTTTTGCATGAAGGCGACACTTTTTCTGTCGACTTTGATAAG GTCGAAGGTGCAGTTGAGAGCTTGAGTAGAAAAATACTTACAATACAGGCCATGGGTGACAAAGATGCTGCAAATGAACTTCTCCAGAAATATTGTGACATGACACAACCACTAAAAATTGCTTTGCAGAAGCTGGAAATTGTTCAG GTTCCTGTAGATATAGCTCCAACATTCCCCATTGCGGATCAAGTATTACAGACAAGCCCTGAAAGATAG